The genomic interval tatttctatttaattaataaattatggaaaagtattattattattattattggtttgcggaaaagaaaaaaagattaataatgAGGATTAAGGAGCAGCAATCTcgatgttactttaatttcagCGTATAAGAAATATGAATTAGATGGGTAAAGCTAGAACTGATTACTTTCTAAACCCACTAATTATGTGTTAATTAGGGGTATAGaattcaaaaaaacaaatctcgATATGCTCACACAATCATTATTCAGCTTTAATTATGTATCTATTTATCCTTCATATCCAATATCCATGGATGGAGTTGGGAGCTTCAAAGCAAAGTTTGATGCTTTCTGGTCATTCTATACTAAAAAAAagctttcctttttcctccacTTGTAATTCCATATACAAAACCTTTTCAgttaaaacaaatcaaaacaaaatttaaaagggtCAACTATGTTACATCAAATTTTCTGGGGAGATTCTTGTGATCTTCTCCTgcctatttttctttcttggtaTGTTGAGAAAAGAGACGAGTCAAAACAAGAAGAATCAATGAACTCAACTACGAGCACTAGGAGAGGGCAAAACAACCATTTTCTAAACATCAAATGATTCGGCTGTACTATCCGTGGACTGTTGTCGTTGGTGTTCAGGCATTGGACTCCTGGGACTCCTGCTTTCTACTTGATCCACATCAATGCCAATTTCATCTCTTGTCGTTGACACCATATTTTGGTTAAATCTATTGTTCTGTCTTTGTTTTAGAATTCGGGACAGAACTTGTACGTTGTCTCTCATCGAAGGTCGTTTTTTCGGAACACGGTTAATGGATTTGTATGCCAGAGCTGCTACTTCATTCAGCTCTTGAGCGTCGAAGTTTCCATCCAGACGGGAATCAACAAGCTCTTCCCACCCAACTTTCCCATCAGAATTCATGGCAGCCTAACcatcatcaaacaaaaaatgtgTGGTTTTAGATGAATGGTTTGGGATACTAGTTCCAAATAAGGGCTTATGGAAACAAAGATAGTAGTCAATAAAAGAAGTAGAGCtgtttcattcattcattcattcattcattcagagagagagagagatgtctCACAAGCTCAACATATTCCATGAGGCCCTGTTGAGGATTTCTGCCAGCAATAATCTCGAAAAGTAATACTCCGAAGCTGTAAACATCGCTTTTCTTGTTGAATGTCTTGGAAGATATGTACTCAGGATCAAGGTAACCTAAAGTTCCTCTAATGTTAGCTGCATGACTGTCAACCACCTCTTCTCTTGAAAGCCCAAAATCAGCAACCTGATTGAGCATTCTAATAACTCAGATGCAACCAAACTAACTGATAGATACTAACATTGTTTTGGAAACATGATCACATGGAAGCACTTATAATCAGCAGAAAGGACATACCCTTGCTCTCATGGACTGATCCAACAAAATGTTGGCTGATTTGATATCCCGGTGAATAACTGGAGGAACTGCCTGAAGTAAAATTTGAAGCATCATTAGCACTAAGACATTCATGTATTTCAAAACGTTCACATGCTCACGATTTTCTTGATAATGAGGGGAAAATAAACTTACCCCATCATGAAGATACTCCAAACCCCTTGCTACATCTAAAGCTATCCGAACTCTTACATTCCAACTTAGTAGTCCATTCTTATCACCTACGcacagaaaaaaaaggaagtccTTTTCCCTTTAGAAACTGTGCAGAGCTTGAGCAATAACCAAACAAATTGTAAAGATGATAACATTCATCAATACCAACAAATAATTAGACTCATTAATAGTGACAAGAGAAAGACAGCTTCTAGTCAATCACTGACACTGTTGGTTTCACAAATTAAGAGGGAACAGTCAGCTTACTATATAAGTGAGAAGCTAGGCTGCCTTTACTCATGTAGACATACACAAGCATATGCTCGCCTCTTTCAGCACAGTATCCGATCAAATTCACGAGGTTTCTATGATGCAATCTTCCCAATAACATCACCTGAATGATTTACagggaaataaaattaactgAATCACTAAACGTAGGATATGTAAGCCTaacaattaaaagaaaaatactgaTCTAACTATATGTTACACagaattattttgttgtattCCCTAACTCCAAGCCCAGGATCCGAGTTCCAGACTAAGTTCAAAACTATTTCACCCTTGCTCGTTGCAAGTTTAAAACTAATTATCAATTATATCCAAAAGCAGGGCAACAGAAATAGGGGGAAAGAACTTTTAAGGGCATAACCTCGAACTACGAAACCTGGAATATTTCTAGCAAAGGATATTGTTCGAGGAACAACCGAATAAAGCAACACTTTTATGAATTGGTGCAGTTTGtaacaaatctaattattattaactaTCCTTACCTCTGTCTGAAATTCTTTCTCTCCTTGTTTAGAATTGGTTGCAAGCACTTTCACAGCAACAGTCTCTCCAGACGGCAAGGTAGCTTTATAAACAGGACCAAATGCTCCTTGTCCTATTACACTTGTAAAATTTCCGGTTGCTTTTTGGAGATCTCTGCATCATATCACAAACTAAACATtcaataa from Cucurbita pepo subsp. pepo cultivar mu-cu-16 unplaced genomic scaffold, ASM280686v2 Cp4.1_scaffold001287, whole genome shotgun sequence carries:
- the LOC111786280 gene encoding calcium/calmodulin-regulated receptor-like kinase 1, with the translated sequence MKEESTGLIIGISIGVVIGVLLAILALFCFRYHRKRLQIGNSSSRRAANVPIRTNGADACSILSDSTVAPESPVKSSQNGISSWLDGFKKSCVISSGMPEYSFKDLQKATGNFTSVIGQGAFGPVYKATLPSGETVAVKVLATNSKQGEKEFQTEVMLLGRLHHRNLVNLIGYCAERGEHMLVYVYMSKGSLASHLYSDKNGLLSWNVRVRIALDVARGLEYLHDGAVPPVIHRDIKSANILLDQSMRARVADFGLSREEVVDSHAANIRGTLGYLDPEYISSKTFNKKSDVYSFGVLLFEIIAGRNPQQGLMEYVELAAMNSDGKVGWEELVDSRLDGNFDAQELNEVAALAYKSINRVPKKRPSMRDNVQVLSRILKQRQNNRFNQNMVSTTRDEIGIDVDQVESRSPRSPMPEHQRQQSTDSTAESFDV